A portion of the Aquila chrysaetos chrysaetos chromosome 4, bAquChr1.4, whole genome shotgun sequence genome contains these proteins:
- the VCPIP1 gene encoding deubiquitinating protein VCPIP1, protein MSQPQQQQQPPPPPPPSPQQQPQPPPPAASKKRDRRIFSGTCPDPKCQARLFFPAHGPQSGGSIECTDCGQRHEQRQLLAVEEVTDPDLVLHNLLRNALLGVSGAGPPRRNTELVKVMGLSNYHCKLLAPILARYGMDKQTGKAKLLTEMNQGDIFDCSLLGDRAFLIEPEHVETIGYGKDRSGSLIYLHDTLEDIKKANNSQECLIPVHVDGDGHCLVHAVSRALVGRELFWHALRENLKKHFEENLSHYKALFHDFIDAAEWEDIINECDPLFVPPEGVPMGLRNIHIFGLANVLHRPIILLDSLSGMRSSGDYSATFLPGLIPLEKCMGKDGMLNKPICIAWSSSGRNHYIPLVGIKGAALPKLPRKLLPKAWGVPQDLIKKYIKLEEDGGCVIGGDRSLQDKYLMRLVAAMEEVFMSKHGIHPSLVADVHQYFYRRTGVIGVQPEEVTAAAKKAVMDNRLHRCLICGALSEHHVPPEWLAPGGKLYNLAKSTHGQLRPDKNYSFPLNSLVCSYNPTKDVLVPDYSLSSLTACNWCHGNLVRRVREDGSVSYLDGDRTNTRSTGGKCGCGFKHYWEGKEYDNLPEAFPITLEWGGRVVRETVYWFQYESDTSLNSNVYDVAMKLVTKHFPGEFGSEILVQKVVNTILHQTAKKNPDDYTPVNIDGAHAQRADDVQQGQELESQLPTKIILTGQKTKTLHKEELNMSKAERTIQQNIADQASVMQKRKSEKLKQEHKGQPRTASPGAVREGPSSAPATPTKTPYSPTSTKEKKIRITTNDGRQSMLTLKCTTTFLELQESIAREFNIPPYLQCIRYGFPPKELLPPKEGMENEPVPLQHGDRIAIEILKGKEEDRQSASAHSAHAVKHEDVAVTSKISSKELQEQVDKEMYSLCLLATLMGEDVWSYAKGLPQLFQQGGVFYSIMKKTTGLADGKHCTFPHLPGKNFVYNAAEDRLELCVDAAGHFPIGPDVEELVKEALSQVRAEATSRSREASPSHGMLKLGSGGVVKKKSEQLHNITAFQGKGHSLGTASSSQQHDQRARETPLLRKHSTETDFSPSAKIEPSVFTAASGNSELIRIAPGVVTMRDSRQLDPTLIEAQRKKLQEMVSSIQASMDRHLRDQNTEQSASVDLSQRKVEAVSSTAKTGSFQAGLPESFSAPGGTEHLNTESTDGNVVNSVGTTFPARSKAQKGNSVEELEEMDSQDAGITSATEPMDHS, encoded by the exons ATGTcccagcctcagcagcagcaacagccgccgccgccgccgccgccgtctcctcagcagcagccgcagccgccgccTCCGGCCGCCTCCAAGAAGCGGGACCGGCGCATCTTCTCGGGCACCTGCCCCGACCCCAAATGCCAGGCGCGGCTCTTCTTCCCGGCCCACGGGCCGCAGAGCGGCGGCAGCATCGAGTGCACGGACTGCGGGCAGCGCCACGAGCAGCGGCAGCTGCTGGCCGTGGAGGAGGTGACGGACCCCGACCTGGTGCTGCACAACCTGCTGCGAAACGCGCTGCTGGGCGTCAGCGGTGCCGGCCCGCCCCGCAGGAACACCGAGCTCGTCAAAGTCATGGGCCTCTCCAACTACCACTGCAAGCTCCTGGCCCCCATCCTGGCCCGCTACGGTATGGATAAGCAGACCGGCAAAGCCAAGCTCCTCACGGAGATGAACCAGGGAGACATCTTCGACTGCTCCCTCTTGGGTGACCGCGCCTTCCTCATTGAGCCGGAGCACGTTGAAACCATCGGGTACGGAAAGGACCGCTCTGGCAGCCTCATCTACCTGCATGACACCCTGGAAGACATTAAGAAGGCCAACAACAGTCAGGAGTGCCTCATTCCTGTCCATGTGGACGGAGATGGCCACTGCCTCGTCCATGCAGTCTCGCGGGCCCTCGTTGGCAGGGAACTGTTCTGGCATGCTCTGCGAGAGAATCTAAAGAAGCATTTTGAGGAGAATCTGAGTCACTACAAGGCGCTTTTCCATGACTTTATTGATGCAGCAGAGTGGGAGGACATCATCAACGAATGTGACCCTTTGTTTGTTCCTCCAGAAGGTGTGCCAATGGGCCTCAGGAATATTCACATCTTTGGTCTGGCCAACGTGCTTCACCGGCCGATCATCCTGTTAGACTCCTTGAGTGGAATGCGAAGCTCTGGAGATTATTCAGCGACATTCCTCCCCGGCCTGATACCCCTAGAAAAATGCATGGGAAAAGATGGTATGTTGAACAAGCCGATCTGCATTGCATGGAGTAGCTCAGGACGTAACCATTATATTCCTCTAGTTGGAATAAAAGGTGCTGCTTTACCTAAACTGCCTAGAAAGCTACTTCCTAAAGCCTGGGGAGTTCCTCAAGACCTCATCAAAAAATACATCAAGTTAGAGGAGGACGGTGGTTGTGTTATTGGAGGAGACAGAAGTTTGCAAGATAAGTACTTGATGAGGCTCGTTGCTGCAATGGAGGAGGTTTTCATGAGTAAACACGGTATCCATCCCAGTCTTGTAGCTGATGTCCATCAGTATTTCTACAGAAGGACTGGTGTAATAGGAGTCCAGCCCGAAGAAGTCACTGCAGCTGCCAAAAAAGCAGTGATGGACAACCGCCTTCACAGGTGCCTCATCTGCGGGGCCCTTTCAGAGCATCATGTTCCTCCGGAGTGGCTGGCTCCTGGGGGGAAACTATATAACCTGGCAAAAAGTACCCACGGCCAGCTAAGACCTgacaaaaattacagttttcccCTGAACAGTTTGGTGTGTTCTTACAACCCCACAAAGGATGTGCTGGTACCAGACTATAGCCTGAGTAGTTTGACTGCTTGTAACTGGTGTCATGGTAACTTAGTGCGTCGTGTCAGAGAAGATGGATCTGTTTCATATTTGGATGGAGACAGAACTAATACTAGGTCTACAGGTGGCAAATGTGGCTGTGGATTCAAGCACTACTGGGAAGGTAAAGAATATGATAATCTCCCTGAAGCTTTTCCCATTACTCTAGAGTGGGGTGGAAGAGTGGTGAGAGAGACAGTCTACTGGTTCCAGTATGAAAGTGACACATCTCTGAACAGCAACGTGTATGACGTCGCCATGAAACTTGTTACCAAGCACTTCCCTGGTGAATTCGGTAGTGAGATTCTTGTTCAGAAAGTTGTCAACACAATATTGCATCAAACTGCCAAAAAGAACCCTGATGATTATACTCCTGTAAATATTGATGGTGCTCACGCCCAAAGAGCTGATGATGTACAGCAAGGACAAGAGTTAGAGTCGCAACTTccaaccaaaattattttgactgGACAGAAGACAAAGACTTTGCACAAGGAGGAGTTGAATATGAGCAAAGCTGAAAGAACTATTCAGCAGAACATTGCAGACCAGGCTTCTGTAATGCAAAAACggaaaagtgaaaaactgaaacaagagCATAAAGGGCAACCTAGGACTGCTTCTCCTGGGGCTGTTCGTGAGGGGCCATCATCTGCACCTGCTACACCAACAAAGACCCCGTATTCTCCAACatctacaaaagaaaagaaaattcgAATAACCACAAATGATGGGAGGCAGTCAATGCTTACCCTAAAGTGCACTACCACCTTCTTGGAACTACAGGAAAGCATAGCGAGAGAATTTAATATTCCTCCATATTTGCAATGTATTCGCTATGGCTTTCCTCCTAAAGAGCTTCTGCCTCCCAAAGAAGGCATGGAAAACGAGCCTGTTCCTTTGCAGCATGGTGACAGAATTGCAATAGAAATCCTGAAAGGTAAGGAGGAAGACAGGCAGTCTGCTTCAGCACACTCGGCCCATGCTGTGAAGCATGAAGATGTTGCTGTGACTAGTAAAATCTCATCGAAGGAACTGCAAGAGCAAGTCGATAAGGAGATGTATTCTCTCTGTCTTCTAGCAACACTAATGG GAGAAGATGTTTGGTCTTACGCAAAGGGGCTTCCTCAATTGTTTCAGCAGGGTGGAGTATTCTACAGCATAATGAAGAAAACCACag GTTTGGCTGATGGCAAGCACTGTACTTTTCCACATCTGCCTGGTAAAAACTTTGTGTACAATGCAGCAGAAGACAGATTAGAGCTGTGCGTGGATGCTGCTGGGCACTTTCCTATTGGTCCTGATGTTGAAGAGTTGGTTAAAGAGGCCTTAAGTCAAGTGCGAGCAGAAGCTACTTCAAGAAGCAGGGAAGCAAGTCCTTCACACGGAATGCTGAAGCTGGGTAGTGGTGgagtagtgaaaaagaaatctgaacaACTACATAACATAACTGCATTTCAAGGAAAGGGCCACTCCCTAGGAACTGCATCTAGTAGTCAACAACATGATCAAAGAGCCAGGGAAACACCACTTTTAAGAAAGCATAGCACAGAAACGGACTTCAGTCCTTCTGCTAAAATTGAGCCTTCTGTATTCACAGCTGCTTCTGGTAACAGTGAGCTTATCCGAATTGCGCCGGGAGTTGTGACAATGAGAGACAGCAGGCAGCTTGACCCCACTTTGATtgaggcacagagaaaaaagttgcaggaaaTGGTCTCTTCTATTCAGGCTTCAATGGATAGACATTTGCGGGATCAGAATACAGAGCAGTCAGCATCAGTTGATCTATCTCAAAGAAAAGTAGAGGCAGTGAGTTCAACTGCTAAAACTGGGAGCTTTCAGGCTGGCTTACCCGAATCGTTTTCTGCACCAGGTGGTACTGAACACTTGAATACCGAATCAACTGATGGTAACGTGGTGAATTCTGTGGGAACAACATTCCCTGCAAGGTCTAAAGCACAAAAGGGAAATTCTGTTGAGGAGCTTGAGGAGATGGATAGTCAAGATGCAGGAATCACTAGTGCAACTGAGCCAATGGATCACTCTTGA